One Fuerstiella marisgermanici DNA window includes the following coding sequences:
- a CDS encoding DUF58 domain-containing protein, whose amino-acid sequence MVNLFRSKPEPTVAAAGHTGATPFPADLVDPRVMDQIGNLELLSRTVVDGLLAGKHRSTTKGGCCEFAQHRQYAPGDEIRQIDWQVYARNDRYFIKQFEEETNLHGMMALDTSGSMKFGLSTVSKLDYARQAASCLARLLLHQRDAVGTVILNEQNPMFLPPKQNAAHLRAILSILQAATASEGGSLGVQIRAIIPRMRRRGLFVLFSDCFGDLDDLATALRVVKARGHDVVVMHVLAPEEIHFDFRRWSSFQSLEVKGQKVNLDPAAVRDEYLRRMRLFLDRLQELVTGLGGDYVRMTTNQDLAETLGWFLRGRSAKGHG is encoded by the coding sequence ATGGTCAACCTGTTCCGATCCAAACCCGAACCAACCGTCGCGGCGGCTGGTCACACTGGTGCGACGCCGTTTCCGGCGGATCTGGTGGATCCTCGTGTGATGGACCAGATCGGGAATCTGGAACTGTTGTCGCGCACGGTGGTTGATGGACTGCTGGCGGGAAAACATCGTTCCACGACCAAAGGTGGCTGCTGCGAGTTTGCTCAGCATCGTCAGTACGCGCCGGGGGATGAGATTCGACAGATCGATTGGCAGGTTTATGCTCGCAACGATCGTTACTTCATCAAGCAGTTTGAGGAAGAAACCAATCTGCACGGAATGATGGCTCTGGATACCAGTGGTTCAATGAAGTTTGGTTTGTCCACTGTCAGTAAACTTGATTACGCCAGGCAGGCAGCATCTTGTCTCGCTCGACTGTTGTTACATCAGCGTGACGCCGTCGGCACCGTCATTCTAAACGAGCAGAACCCCATGTTTCTGCCACCGAAACAAAACGCGGCTCACCTTCGCGCCATCCTGTCGATCCTACAGGCAGCAACCGCTTCGGAGGGCGGCAGTCTTGGCGTCCAGATTCGCGCCATCATTCCTCGCATGCGACGGCGCGGGCTGTTTGTACTGTTTTCTGATTGCTTCGGAGACCTCGACGACTTGGCAACGGCACTGCGTGTGGTCAAGGCTCGCGGGCATGATGTGGTGGTGATGCACGTGTTGGCTCCTGAAGAAATTCATTTTGATTTTCGGCGGTGGTCATCGTTCCAATCGCTGGAAGTGAAAGGACAGAAAGTCAATCTGGATCCTGCTGCTGTCCGCGACGAATATCTGCGGCGAATGCGACTCTTCCTTGATCGTCTGCAGGAACTGGTCACGGGACTCGGCGGCGATTACGTGCGCATGACAACTAATCAGGATCTTGCAGAAACGCTTGGCTGGTTTCTACGAGGACGCAGCGCCAAAGGACACGGTTAA
- a CDS encoding BatA domain-containing protein — protein sequence MSFLSIAFLAALPLAAAPILLHLLDRRRNVTIEWGAMEFLLEASTRKTSARKLKQWLLLLLRVLAVATLVLALARPMLPGNWLGTNERRELILVLDNSMSTQRSTNPAAVVEAASSNVNGSDRPGENKLRNTAAAGSPAYERLFDQIIERAKAELAGLKPGDTVRILAASPYPVWATAGSFRVGASGQELVYSQLESVRPTSGGSDLLAALFTAVQADAEPVSQKRRVVLITDGQAADWTTEDDKGWRRFQDVLQAAQLPTELDIVEVTSDVAAVANVAVNHVESSRTVVGVDQAFTATAQIKNHSRVAADDCSVRWLVNGNEEHRELVSEIGGGESSDAVWHHSFANPGVYAISCSIDANDRLAADNTATVVVEVVNEVPVLVVESAAGRAEMQQDAYFVMAAMGYVDGEPLESRGVHQPETVTPVGLERTDLSSYRAIVIPNLKSLSKEAIEKLNQYVFNGGGLWLALGPRTDIEVFNQYLFADGEGLAPLALDGIVAEADPGKRKTTINPSLRDHPATKELADAERLDTSDVKISRRVRFVPPPQDEDVSILLSLTNGEPLAVEKYFGRGRVIVQSVPLRMDQWSDIAKSQAFVVMVQDWLSYLTAPRATRHNLSPGDPIAVHLSDADNTDAVLRTPHGDEIELTADAAGDGVIFRSSRTILPGDYSLELSLSGERLPFHVQRSPRESDLAMLTAEDHKLLADTAGLEQDLLSNGMGGSSHSDPVWPLLLMLLIAFMSAELLLAGLISRERFGSEAIAESSGEFASGDIGLPMAFGNKAVMDSVGADRKQEIEV from the coding sequence GTGAGTTTCCTTAGTATCGCATTCCTTGCCGCCTTGCCTTTGGCGGCGGCACCGATTTTGTTGCACCTGTTGGATCGGCGACGCAATGTCACGATTGAATGGGGAGCGATGGAGTTTTTGCTGGAAGCGTCAACGCGAAAAACAAGTGCTCGCAAACTGAAGCAATGGCTGTTGCTGCTACTGCGAGTTCTCGCGGTCGCAACTTTGGTGTTAGCGTTGGCTCGACCCATGCTGCCGGGCAATTGGCTGGGCACGAACGAACGCCGCGAATTGATCCTCGTGCTGGACAACTCCATGTCGACCCAACGATCAACCAATCCGGCTGCCGTCGTCGAAGCGGCCAGCTCGAACGTCAACGGATCGGATCGGCCCGGAGAGAACAAGCTTCGCAACACGGCAGCAGCCGGAAGCCCAGCTTACGAGCGCCTGTTCGATCAGATCATCGAACGAGCGAAGGCTGAACTCGCGGGACTGAAGCCGGGCGACACGGTTCGTATTCTGGCGGCGTCTCCCTATCCGGTTTGGGCAACGGCGGGTTCGTTTCGCGTTGGTGCCAGCGGCCAGGAGTTGGTCTATTCTCAACTGGAATCCGTTCGGCCAACAAGCGGAGGCAGTGACCTGCTGGCAGCATTATTCACGGCAGTGCAGGCCGACGCCGAACCGGTGAGTCAGAAACGGCGAGTTGTCCTGATTACCGACGGACAGGCGGCCGACTGGACAACCGAAGACGACAAAGGCTGGCGACGTTTTCAGGACGTGCTGCAGGCTGCACAACTGCCCACGGAACTGGATATCGTTGAAGTCACTTCAGACGTGGCTGCAGTCGCCAATGTGGCCGTCAATCATGTGGAATCGAGCCGGACTGTGGTTGGAGTTGACCAGGCCTTTACTGCGACTGCTCAGATTAAGAACCATTCGCGTGTCGCCGCCGACGATTGCTCTGTTCGCTGGCTTGTGAATGGCAACGAAGAACACAGGGAACTCGTGTCTGAAATTGGCGGCGGTGAATCCAGCGATGCAGTCTGGCATCATTCCTTCGCCAATCCAGGCGTCTATGCGATCTCATGTTCGATCGACGCCAATGACAGACTCGCGGCCGACAATACGGCAACCGTGGTCGTGGAAGTGGTCAACGAAGTGCCCGTGTTGGTGGTCGAATCCGCAGCCGGGCGAGCTGAAATGCAGCAGGACGCGTACTTCGTGATGGCGGCGATGGGTTACGTTGATGGCGAACCGCTGGAATCGCGCGGCGTGCACCAGCCGGAAACCGTCACGCCCGTTGGGCTGGAACGAACGGACTTGAGTTCTTACCGAGCCATCGTGATTCCGAACTTGAAGAGCCTGAGCAAGGAAGCGATTGAGAAACTAAACCAGTATGTCTTTAATGGCGGCGGGCTTTGGCTGGCTTTGGGGCCACGAACCGACATTGAGGTCTTCAATCAGTATCTGTTCGCCGACGGCGAGGGACTCGCTCCGCTGGCGCTTGATGGGATTGTCGCGGAAGCTGACCCCGGCAAACGAAAAACGACGATCAACCCGTCGCTGCGTGATCATCCGGCGACAAAGGAACTGGCAGACGCTGAGCGACTCGACACCAGCGATGTGAAGATTTCACGGCGAGTTCGCTTCGTACCGCCGCCGCAGGACGAAGATGTTTCGATACTGCTAAGTCTTACCAACGGCGAACCGCTGGCGGTTGAAAAGTATTTTGGTCGTGGTCGCGTCATCGTGCAGTCTGTGCCGTTGCGAATGGATCAATGGAGTGACATCGCGAAGTCGCAGGCATTTGTCGTCATGGTGCAGGACTGGCTTTCGTACCTTACCGCACCTCGAGCGACGCGACACAATCTTTCGCCCGGTGACCCGATTGCCGTGCACCTGTCCGACGCCGACAACACTGACGCCGTATTGCGGACGCCTCATGGCGATGAAATTGAACTGACGGCAGATGCGGCTGGCGACGGAGTGATCTTTCGTTCCAGTCGCACGATTCTTCCCGGCGATTATTCTTTGGAGCTTAGCCTGTCCGGTGAACGACTGCCGTTCCATGTTCAACGTAGTCCACGCGAATCCGACCTGGCTATGCTGACCGCAGAGGATCACAAACTGCTGGCCGATACGGCTGGGTTAGAACAGGATTTGTTAAGTAACGGAATGGGCGGATCCAGTCACAGCGACCCGGTGTGGCCGTTGTTGCTGATGCTGTTGATCGCGTTTATGAGCGCCGAGTTGCTGCTGGCCGGTTTGATCTCCCGCGAACGATTCGGTTCAGAAGCCATTGCGGAATCAAGCGGCGAGTTCGCCAGCGGAGATATCGGATTACCGATGGCGTTCGGGAACAAGGCGGTGATGGATTCGGTTGGGGCAGATCGGAAGCAAGAGATAGAAGTTTGA
- a CDS encoding DUF1501 domain-containing protein yields MTTPFSRRRLLGSLAAGIGGISVSGWFPALAAQLAEQKERKRHCILLWMSGGPTQTDTWDMKPNHENGGEFKEIQTASPGLRFSEHLPKLAAQSDKLAVMRGLSTKEGDHGRGTYLMRTGRVPMGPIQYPCIGSALANQLGTFDAGLPSFVSVGPYRAFNQDAFGAGFLGPRFGPLIVGASDIPGSMSNDVDGYPELRVQGMNRSGGITEARMEKRLKMWKGLQSSFLAKHKAGAAATQNTVYEGAVRLMNSEDAKAFDLSDEPEALREAYGKTVFGQGCLMARRLIERGVSFIEVSLGTNSGGIGWDTHSDNFTAVQRLSTDLDNGWATLMTDLEDRGLLESTTILWMGEFGRTPQINDGAGRDHFPAAWSAVLAGGGIAGGQAYGSTSEDGMMVKDGKIAAEDLLATLVEATGVGSDAMLINEDGRPIPIAEGTPVKEVLA; encoded by the coding sequence ATGACAACTCCCTTCTCCCGAAGACGACTACTCGGCTCACTAGCTGCAGGCATCGGCGGGATCAGTGTAAGTGGCTGGTTCCCGGCTTTGGCGGCTCAGCTGGCCGAGCAAAAAGAACGCAAGCGGCACTGCATTCTGTTGTGGATGAGTGGCGGGCCGACTCAAACCGACACATGGGACATGAAGCCGAACCACGAAAATGGCGGCGAATTCAAAGAGATCCAAACCGCGTCGCCAGGACTGCGATTTAGCGAACACCTTCCCAAACTGGCCGCTCAATCAGACAAACTGGCCGTGATGCGAGGTCTAAGTACCAAAGAAGGTGATCACGGTCGCGGTACCTATTTGATGCGAACGGGGCGAGTTCCCATGGGGCCGATTCAATACCCGTGTATTGGCTCGGCACTGGCCAACCAACTGGGAACCTTCGACGCGGGGTTGCCGAGTTTCGTGAGCGTCGGGCCTTACCGCGCGTTCAATCAGGACGCATTTGGCGCCGGTTTTCTGGGTCCGCGATTCGGTCCGTTGATTGTGGGAGCATCAGATATTCCCGGATCTATGTCTAACGATGTCGACGGGTATCCGGAACTTCGCGTCCAGGGAATGAATCGGTCTGGCGGGATAACTGAAGCTCGCATGGAGAAGCGACTGAAGATGTGGAAGGGGTTGCAGTCGTCGTTCCTTGCGAAACACAAGGCCGGAGCGGCCGCAACGCAGAACACGGTTTACGAAGGAGCGGTCCGGTTAATGAACAGCGAAGACGCCAAGGCCTTCGATCTGTCGGATGAACCCGAAGCACTGCGCGAAGCCTACGGGAAGACCGTGTTCGGCCAGGGTTGTCTGATGGCTCGGCGACTGATCGAACGGGGCGTGTCGTTCATTGAAGTGTCACTCGGCACAAACAGTGGCGGAATTGGTTGGGACACGCATTCCGACAACTTCACCGCAGTGCAGCGACTGTCAACGGATCTGGATAACGGCTGGGCGACGCTGATGACCGATCTGGAAGACCGCGGCTTGTTGGAATCGACCACCATCCTGTGGATGGGCGAATTCGGCCGCACGCCGCAGATCAACGACGGTGCCGGTCGAGACCACTTTCCGGCCGCATGGTCGGCTGTACTGGCTGGCGGCGGAATCGCAGGCGGCCAGGCCTACGGTAGCACCAGCGAAGACGGCATGATGGTGAAAGACGGAAAGATCGCGGCCGAAGATCTGCTGGCGACTCTTGTGGAAGCCACTGGAGTTGGTTCTGACGCCATGCTGATCAACGAAGACGGACGCCCAATTCCGATAGCAGAAGGCACGCCTGTGAAGGAAGTGCTGGCATGA
- a CDS encoding prenyltransferase/squalene oxidase repeat-containing protein: MSRLVRQKGTQSLRRAVIAVRSCVLISSYALVVCAATVEAQEATSPIAQSSNLSAALPPGEWTRVEESVDKGLAWLASQQGEDGRFPSDEIAQPAVTSMAVMAFLARGHLPDQGRYGSNITRAIDFVLSTQRRRGYFSLLPVTPPASHLTPSQTVTYNHAIAGLMLGEVYGMTTAERSKEIEVAIEKALLYHREVQSRKKTKLPDFGGWRYGYPETPNAASDMSVTGWALMFLRSAKNAEFNVPKQHFDEGLDFVQRCYERDPSLHEKGVFRYRPLASDPDGNPQITLANTASSMLTLILGGRQGHESIPVGIAWFREREYPKPWQNSYFYLASYYSSQAMAQVGGDTWKEIFPQIARNLINEQTEDGSWPVGSGTERNFGSTYSTSLAVLALTPAYQLLPIYQR, encoded by the coding sequence ATGAGTAGATTGGTCCGACAAAAAGGCACCCAGTCGCTGAGAAGAGCGGTGATCGCTGTTCGGTCATGCGTCCTGATTTCCAGCTACGCTCTAGTTGTATGCGCCGCAACGGTCGAAGCTCAGGAGGCGACGTCTCCCATCGCACAGTCCTCGAATCTCAGCGCCGCCCTGCCGCCTGGGGAATGGACTCGCGTTGAGGAGTCTGTTGACAAGGGACTCGCGTGGCTGGCCAGTCAACAGGGAGAAGACGGCCGATTCCCGAGTGATGAGATCGCTCAACCGGCCGTGACATCCATGGCCGTCATGGCTTTCCTTGCGCGAGGGCACCTTCCCGACCAGGGACGCTACGGCAGCAACATCACTCGCGCCATCGACTTTGTCTTGTCGACTCAGCGACGACGCGGCTATTTTTCGCTGCTTCCTGTCACACCACCAGCAAGCCATCTCACGCCGTCGCAAACGGTCACGTATAACCACGCCATCGCCGGTCTGATGCTGGGGGAAGTTTATGGAATGACGACCGCCGAACGGTCCAAAGAAATCGAAGTCGCTATTGAAAAGGCGTTGCTTTACCACCGTGAGGTGCAGTCGCGCAAGAAAACAAAATTGCCGGACTTTGGCGGCTGGCGTTACGGGTATCCGGAAACCCCCAACGCGGCGTCCGATATGTCCGTCACCGGCTGGGCGCTAATGTTCCTGCGGTCAGCGAAAAATGCGGAGTTCAACGTCCCCAAGCAACACTTCGACGAAGGACTCGACTTTGTGCAGCGCTGCTACGAACGCGATCCGTCCCTGCATGAAAAAGGTGTGTTCCGCTATCGACCTCTGGCGTCCGATCCCGACGGAAATCCACAAATCACACTGGCCAACACCGCGTCGTCGATGTTGACGCTGATACTGGGAGGCCGCCAGGGACACGAATCGATTCCGGTCGGCATTGCCTGGTTCCGCGAACGTGAATACCCCAAACCCTGGCAGAACAGCTACTTCTATCTCGCATCGTATTACAGTAGCCAGGCGATGGCTCAGGTTGGCGGTGACACATGGAAAGAAATCTTCCCACAGATCGCACGAAACCTGATCAACGAACAAACCGAAGACGGTTCCTGGCCCGTCGGCAGCGGAACGGAACGCAATTTCGGCAGCACCTATTCGACCTCACTGGCGGTACTGGCTCTCACGCCTGCCTATCAACTGTTGCCGATTTACCAACGATAG
- a CDS encoding TetR/AcrR family transcriptional regulator: MSKARPKSDARQRILETAERLFYAEGVRGVGIDRIIAEAEVAKMTLYNHFASKDDLILGVLHYREEKFGDMFERWMERHLKKGMDRIEAFFAALKDWFKSPGFRGCAFINACVELADADHAASQFSAEHKVKFYAKLTEIITETAGPKAATVAPAIALLVEGAIVTAVMEQSPKSADTAKEAALALISKVSRKRA; the protein is encoded by the coding sequence ATGAGTAAGGCACGACCAAAATCTGACGCTCGACAGCGGATCCTTGAGACCGCAGAACGGCTTTTTTACGCCGAGGGCGTTCGGGGCGTGGGTATCGATCGGATCATTGCCGAAGCGGAAGTCGCCAAGATGACGCTTTATAACCACTTCGCGTCAAAAGATGATCTGATCCTGGGTGTCCTGCATTACCGGGAAGAGAAGTTCGGGGACATGTTCGAACGGTGGATGGAGCGGCATTTGAAGAAGGGGATGGATCGCATCGAGGCGTTCTTTGCGGCCTTGAAAGACTGGTTCAAGAGTCCCGGCTTCCGTGGATGTGCATTCATCAATGCTTGCGTAGAACTTGCTGATGCGGATCACGCGGCGTCACAGTTTTCAGCCGAACATAAAGTCAAGTTCTATGCAAAGCTCACTGAGATCATCACGGAAACAGCCGGCCCAAAGGCCGCGACCGTCGCTCCGGCGATTGCGTTACTGGTTGAAGGAGCGATTGTTACCGCTGTAATGGAACAGTCACCGAAGTCAGCGGACACTGCGAAAGAAGCTGCTTTGGCATTGATATCGAAAGTTTCGAGAAAGCGGGCGTAA
- a CDS encoding AAA family ATPase: MNRLDTQSAPKKSGSENGHAASPVLETSKDVAETVDRMHEKFKELRTQLSGIIVGQDEVAEQLLIALLCKGHCILQGMPGLAKTMLVSTMASLVDMSFRRVQFTPDLMPGDITGTEVLEEDHTTGKRIFRFVEGPLFGNVILADEINRTPPKTQSALLEAMQERQLTVCGQTYKLPEPFFVLATQNPVETEGTYPLPEAQLDRFLLKIHVTYPSRSEELEIARRQTTDYHFETKTVLDADQIQKMQSLVRNVVVSDHVYEAALDLVRGTRPEESEMSAELKNLIQWGAGPRATIAVLMAAKARALLNRRCHATTADIIAVAQPVLRHRVILTFNAEAAGIDADSVLEKIIQGTKSLHKAAV; encoded by the coding sequence ATGAATCGATTAGATACTCAATCCGCTCCCAAAAAATCGGGCAGCGAGAACGGACATGCGGCGTCACCGGTCCTGGAGACGTCGAAGGACGTCGCTGAAACCGTGGACAGGATGCATGAGAAATTCAAAGAACTTCGGACCCAACTTAGCGGCATTATTGTCGGCCAGGACGAAGTCGCTGAACAACTCTTGATTGCGTTGCTGTGCAAGGGGCATTGCATCCTGCAGGGAATGCCAGGGCTGGCGAAGACGATGCTGGTGTCGACGATGGCGTCGCTGGTTGATATGTCCTTCCGCCGTGTTCAGTTTACCCCGGACCTGATGCCTGGCGACATTACGGGCACTGAGGTACTTGAAGAAGACCACACGACCGGCAAACGCATTTTTCGATTTGTGGAAGGTCCATTGTTTGGCAACGTTATTCTGGCAGACGAGATCAATCGCACGCCACCGAAGACGCAAAGTGCGTTGCTGGAAGCGATGCAGGAACGTCAACTGACAGTCTGCGGTCAGACCTACAAACTGCCGGAACCGTTCTTCGTCCTCGCGACGCAAAACCCCGTGGAAACCGAAGGCACTTATCCGCTGCCGGAAGCTCAACTGGACCGGTTTCTGCTGAAGATCCATGTCACGTATCCCAGCCGAAGTGAAGAACTTGAGATCGCTCGGCGGCAAACCACAGACTATCACTTCGAAACAAAGACTGTGCTGGACGCGGACCAGATTCAGAAGATGCAGTCACTGGTACGCAATGTGGTTGTCTCCGATCACGTTTACGAGGCGGCTCTTGATTTGGTCCGAGGCACTCGGCCGGAAGAAAGTGAGATGTCGGCCGAGCTAAAGAACCTGATTCAGTGGGGCGCTGGTCCGCGCGCCACGATTGCAGTGCTGATGGCCGCTAAGGCACGAGCTTTGTTGAATCGCCGCTGTCACGCTACGACTGCCGATATTATTGCGGTTGCTCAACCAGTTTTACGTCATCGAGTCATCCTCACGTTCAACGCGGAAGCTGCCGGCATTGATGCCGACTCAGTGTTGGAAAAGATTATTCAAGGAACAAAGTCGTTGCATAAGGCTGCGGTGTGA
- a CDS encoding alpha/beta fold hydrolase, with amino-acid sequence MKTLKNRTVTFFLSSLVAVTSTTAIAHEPSTSTQVFHRTVKVSGLDVFYREAGPKDAPTLLLLHGFPTSSHMFRNLIPALADKFHVVAPDYPGFGNSSAPSVQDFDYTFDNLANVVEQFTEEIGLTKYSIYVMDYGAPVGFRLAAKHPDRVDALIIQNGNAYAEGLDNEFWKPIKAYWKSRTKAQGDQLRSFLTIDATKWQYTHGVRDIEAISPDTWRHDQPLLDRPGNQEVQLALFYSYGSNPPLYPKWQKYFRKHQPPTLIVWGKNDEIFPAEGTHPYKRDLKNLEFHLLDTGHFALEEDGATIATLIRNFLGRQVDAGRQEQLPLGN; translated from the coding sequence ATGAAAACCTTGAAGAACCGAACTGTGACCTTCTTCCTTTCCTCGCTCGTTGCGGTCACGTCCACGACGGCGATCGCACATGAGCCGAGCACCTCCACGCAGGTGTTTCATCGCACCGTAAAGGTTAGTGGGCTGGACGTCTTTTACCGAGAAGCAGGGCCGAAGGATGCCCCGACATTGTTGCTGCTGCACGGGTTCCCGACTTCTTCCCACATGTTTCGCAATCTGATTCCAGCGCTCGCTGACAAGTTTCACGTTGTGGCCCCGGACTACCCTGGCTTCGGCAACAGTTCGGCTCCGTCGGTGCAGGATTTCGACTACACGTTCGACAACCTTGCAAACGTGGTCGAGCAGTTCACTGAAGAGATAGGACTGACAAAGTATTCGATCTACGTAATGGACTATGGTGCCCCCGTTGGTTTTCGGCTGGCCGCAAAACACCCAGACCGAGTGGACGCGCTGATTATCCAAAACGGCAATGCCTACGCCGAAGGGCTGGACAATGAATTCTGGAAGCCGATCAAAGCGTATTGGAAGAGCCGCACCAAAGCGCAGGGCGATCAACTGCGATCCTTTTTGACGATCGATGCGACGAAGTGGCAATACACGCACGGAGTTCGCGACATCGAAGCAATCAGCCCGGATACGTGGAGGCATGATCAGCCGCTCCTGGATCGCCCTGGCAATCAGGAAGTTCAACTCGCTCTGTTCTATAGCTACGGCAGCAATCCCCCGTTGTATCCGAAATGGCAGAAGTATTTCCGCAAGCATCAACCGCCGACGCTGATCGTCTGGGGCAAAAACGATGAGATTTTTCCTGCTGAAGGAACACATCCCTATAAGCGTGATTTAAAGAACCTGGAGTTTCATCTTCTCGACACGGGCCACTTCGCCCTGGAAGAGGATGGAGCGACCATCGCCACATTGATCAGAAACTTTCTCGGAAGGCAGGTCGATGCGGGCCGCCAAGAGCAACTGCCTTTGGGCAACTGA
- a CDS encoding RNA polymerase sigma factor, producing the protein MPFPETRVTLIHRLVGGHAENDWHQFMSDYWRPIRRFAMRIGKLQASDADDVASVTFQIIFRNQLLLRWTEDRSAKLRTLLCSVVRRELANRRRKKGNQQVQWDGQGPSPDLEGPLKFEVPADERDVFESLWLDEVLVRSLGSMRNR; encoded by the coding sequence ATGCCATTTCCAGAGACACGCGTCACACTGATTCATCGATTAGTCGGCGGCCATGCCGAAAACGATTGGCATCAGTTTATGAGCGACTATTGGCGACCAATTCGCCGGTTTGCCATGCGGATTGGTAAGTTGCAGGCATCCGACGCAGATGATGTCGCCAGCGTTACCTTTCAGATCATTTTCCGAAACCAACTGTTGTTGCGTTGGACGGAAGATCGCTCGGCCAAACTCAGGACCCTGTTATGTTCTGTCGTTCGCCGGGAACTTGCAAATCGCCGCCGGAAGAAGGGGAATCAGCAAGTGCAGTGGGACGGTCAGGGGCCTTCACCGGATTTAGAAGGCCCTTTGAAGTTTGAGGTGCCAGCGGATGAGCGAGACGTATTCGAATCGCTGTGGCTGGATGAAGTCCTGGTACGAAGCCTTGGCAGTATGCGAAATCGGTGA
- a CDS encoding DUF1348 family protein, producing MPAIRPPFTLETATAKVRAAEDAWNSRDPDRVSLAYTDDSVWRNRDQFVRGRAQIRKFLTSKWDKELNYRLTKALWSFTDDRIAVRFQYEYHNPEGQWFRAYGNELWEFDNEGLMQRREASINDVAIEEVDRKFHWPAPGARPNVDARIPNVE from the coding sequence ATGCCCGCAATTCGCCCCCCTTTCACGCTTGAAACTGCAACCGCCAAGGTCCGTGCCGCTGAGGATGCGTGGAACAGTCGTGACCCGGATCGAGTGTCGCTTGCCTACACCGACGACTCGGTGTGGCGCAATCGCGATCAGTTTGTTCGCGGCAGAGCTCAGATACGTAAGTTCCTGACCAGCAAGTGGGACAAGGAACTCAACTATCGACTCACGAAGGCTCTGTGGAGTTTCACTGACGACAGGATCGCCGTGCGTTTCCAGTACGAATACCACAATCCGGAAGGCCAATGGTTTCGAGCCTACGGAAATGAACTCTGGGAATTCGATAACGAAGGCCTCATGCAACGACGAGAAGCGAGCATCAATGATGTCGCGATCGAAGAAGTTGACCGCAAGTTCCACTGGCCCGCTCCCGGCGCTCGCCCAAATGTTGACGCCCGAATCCCAAACGTCGAATGA
- a CDS encoding carboxymuconolactone decarboxylase family protein, whose protein sequence is MSRINTLPTENVPSDTKKLFDQVHAKLGRVPNLMQTLGHSPSALRGYLSLNESLSHGTLTAKDRERIALAVAEHNGCDYCLAAHSAIGKMVGLNPNQIAESRNGYASDSKADALLRFVQRVLASNGQIDDLDLEQFRAEGYSDGDVAEVIAHISLSVLTNFFNNVAKTEVDFPEVEPIAA, encoded by the coding sequence ATGTCACGTATTAACACGCTGCCTACTGAAAATGTCCCCAGCGATACCAAAAAACTGTTTGACCAGGTGCACGCGAAACTCGGCCGTGTCCCGAACCTTATGCAAACGCTGGGGCATTCGCCGTCAGCATTAAGAGGTTACCTCAGCCTGAATGAATCTTTGAGCCACGGCACATTGACGGCCAAGGATCGTGAACGGATTGCCCTCGCTGTCGCAGAGCACAACGGCTGTGACTATTGCCTTGCTGCCCATTCAGCGATCGGGAAGATGGTCGGACTCAATCCAAACCAGATCGCTGAAAGCCGAAATGGTTATGCAAGCGATTCAAAGGCAGATGCGCTCTTGAGATTCGTTCAGCGAGTTCTGGCTTCAAACGGTCAGATCGATGATTTAGATCTCGAACAGTTCCGCGCTGAAGGTTACTCGGACGGAGACGTCGCTGAAGTGATTGCGCACATCAGTCTCAGTGTTCTGACCAACTTCTTCAACAACGTGGCAAAAACGGAAGTTGATTTCCCTGAAGTTGAACCGATCGCTGCCTAA